TGCCCCCCTTCCGGGGTCGTCTGTGGCTCATCGTAAGAAAGCTTGGGTATATTGGCATCCATCACCTGCTGGTCATCGGCTCGATACAGCTCAGCTTGATCTTTCCAACCCAGCTCGAAATCGGTTTTGCCGATCAATTCTTCAGAACGGGTCAACCCTGCGTCTTTCGCGAGCAAAGTGTTACCGCCCATAAAGCGTAAATCGCGGTCTTTCCAAAACACGCGCAGAGGAATGGTTTCGATAATCTTGGTCATCAGCTCATGTTGCTTGCGAATTTTTTCTTCCGTCTGCTGATGCTCCATCATCTCCTGCGTGAGCATTGCATTGACATTCGATAAATCTCTGGCGGATTTTTCGATTTGTTCGGCATGTCTGCCACTGAAAAGCAGAAAACCTGCAACAAGGCCTGTCACCGCAAAACCCGCAAGGAGTAATGCCCAAAGATGTAGATTGGCCGTTGCTGCGACAAAGTCCGGCGTGGCCGAATAACGTACCACCCATTGCCGCCCAGCAAACCCGAGGGTTTTTGTTTTACTAAAGCCGGCTTCAGATTGCTCCTGTTTTACCAGGGGGGCGTTGCGAAGACGTGATTCATGTCTATAAAGGAAGCGTTCTTTCGCGGACGCCGATGCATCAATGATGGAAAAGTCGACACCTTCCGGTTCCAATAAAGCAGTCGCTTCTTCGACAATATTGTTGATCCTGAATACGCCCAGCATGAAACCTTCAAGATTGTCCCGACGGGTCTGGTCAGTATTGATCCGCACCCCTTTGCGGTAGACCGGCGCAAAGACGATAAATCCGAATTGATTTCCGGTCTCCCCGGAGAGGCTTATTCTTCCCGTAGCTTGAACCTCGCCACTCCTGGCCGCAATTTCCATAGCTGTCCACCATGCTGTATCGGTAGCAAGGTCAAAGCCAAGGTCTGTGTTACCCAAAGAGGGCTCCATAAAATAAATGGGAAAATATTCCTTGCGCTGCTCCGCTCTTCCCATCTTTCCTGGCGAAATAGGTTCGGTGAATTGAAAATCAGGGAAGCCGTCTCTTCTTGCAGCACTTTCGTATAATTTTCTTTCGGAATCCGGCACGCGCGGTATCCATTCGAGCGCCTGAATACTTAAATGGCCTTTCAGGGCATGGCTTGCAAAATCTCGAAACTCAACCCGCTTCAGAAGTTTGGACCTTTCCAGATCATGGGTGGGAAAAAATATAGCTTGAGCTGATTCAAGGACGTGCAGATTAAGGTCTATCTCTCTTTTCAGCGCGAAATAACGATTCTCCACGGCATGATTGAAGTGTTCCTGCCGATATTTCTCTTCCTGGTAATAACTCGATAAGGAGATAAAAAAGGACAAGGCGATGCCTGAGACCGCTATTGCGGCAATGGTGATATAACGAAAGCGCTTATTGGCCAAAGAGAGAGTCATTGTTTCGCCACCGCTATTAATTCCATTAAAACTCATTCCTCTTGTTGATTTCCTTGAAGGTTTCAAGGACCACCGTATCAAAATGTTCCAGCATGGTCAGGCCGTCACCCTCGGTAATAATCTTGAATGTTTTTTGAGGGTCAAAAACCGGGTTATAGGGACTTTGACTCCGCAACGCGGCATATTGGTCGACGAGCATGAGGATCCTGCCCTCCAGGGGAATTCTATATTGGGGGAGTTCCGCACGACCCCTTAAAGGCCGCCTGCTTCTTTAACTCCATTCAGCACCGCGAGTTCGGCGAACCTTTGTAAAATATCCGGGTTATCCACCGCAGGGATAGGCCTTTTCAGGTGTTATCTCGTATCAGTTGAGCCAGCTCCTCATGTTCTTTTTTCTCACATTCCGGGCAGAGGCCATGACTGAACACGGCATCCGTATGCGCGCTCACATAGGTCTCGACACCGCTCCAGTAGCCCCTGTCATCCCGTACTTTTTTGCATGAGGCGCATATCGGCAACATGCCGGTTAATTGCTTAACCTTGGCAAGAGCTTCCTGCAACTCCTTGTTTTTATTTTCGAGTTCCGCGGAATATCGCTGTAATGCTACTTCGGCGTGCTTGCGCTCGGTGATATCCACAGCATAGATGCGAATGCGGTTGACATCCTGAACATAGGAAATATGCAGTTCATATGTCACTTCGCCTATTGCTCTTTCGGAAATTGTTTCCTCTGGCTTTTTGTCTTGCCGCAAGACCCTGATCGTCTCCATCGAGTCGTGCAGCAAAGGATGTGACTGCCCCATGGCACCCAACCCGGGAAACAGCCTCTCGGCCGCCGGATTAAGGAAGGTGATCTCCCCGGCGGAGTCAAGTTCAATCACCGGGCTTGGACTCAGCCTGGGAAATGAGGACAGGCGCAGAATTTCTTCCCGTGCCTGCTGGCGCTCGACGCCATGTTTGATATTTCGTAGTAAATCATCCATCTGGTAGGGTTTGACCAGGTAAGAAAAGGCCCCTTGACTGGTCGCCTCGATAGCGCTGTCCATTGAGGCATTTCCGGTCAGGATAATGGCCTCGGTCAGCGGCGACATGGCCTTGAGACGTGCCATGACCTCAAGGCCGGGCATGTCCGGCAGCACCAGGTCGATCAGGGCAAGGCTGATGTCACCTGACTCCAGCGCCGCAATGGCCTCTGCGCCGGTGCCGGCAACGGCCGTTGCATAGCCCTTGACCCTCAAGATGTCGCCAAGGGTCTTCCTGATGTTCGGATCATCGTCCACCACCAGGATCTTTATCTCAGCATTCATGGTTCTTCTCCACTTCTGCCAATGCCGGCAAGGTTTGCAGCTTTTTTATCCAGATATCTTCAATCGATCCCGTCGGCAGGAGAAACCATCTCATTGGGCAGAATCTCGACACGATTCCGTCCCTGTTTTTTTGCCTGGTAGAGAGCGTCGTCCACCCTTTTGAGCAGCGAAGCCAGATCATCCGACACTTCGAAGTTGGTGACCCCGAAACTTGCCGTCAGTCTGTCTACCTTATCGAAGTGGTGCTCGGCAATGGCCAGCCGCAGCTTTTCAGCGGTATTTTCGGCACCCGGCCCGGCCGTGTGCGGCATCAGCACCATAAATTCCTCCCCTCCCCAGCGCGCCAGGATATCGGTGGCCCGGAGGTTTTGCTGCACCAGTCCGGAAACGGTCCGCAGCACATCGTCGCCGACGTCGTGCCCGAAGTTATCGTTCACCAACTTGAAGTGATCAAGGTCGAACATGGCCAAAGCCAGGGGTGTGCCATATCTTTTGACGCCCGCCACTTTCCGCTCCAGGATCGCGTTGAACTCCCGCCGGTTGGTAATGCCGGTGAGAGCGTCGGTGGTGGCGTAGAGGTGAATTTCCCTCTCATCCCGTTTACGTTGGCTGATCTCCGTCACATAGATGCGGATCAGGTTGACTTCCGACACGAAGGACACACGCAGTTCATAAGTCGCGTCGCCTATCGCGACCTCCTGGATCGCTTCTTCCTGGCGGTTGCCTTGGCGCAAGGCATCGATCCGCGCCGCCGAGCCACTCAGCAAGGGATGCGATACGCCCTGCGCACTCAAGTCGGGGAATACCTGTTCGGCGGCCGGATTGAGGTAGGAGAGCCCACCGGCAGAATCGAGTTCGATCACCGGGTTGGGGGCCAGCCTGGGAAATGAAGCCAGACGAAGAATCTCCTCCTGGGCCTGCTGGCGCTCGACGCCATGTTTGATATTTTGCAGTAAATCGTCCATGTTGTACGGTTTGAGCAGGTAAGAGAACGCCCCCTGGCTGGTCGCCTTGATAGCGGTATCCATGGAGGCATGTCCGGTCAGGACGATCGTCTCCGTCAAAGGTGAGATGGCCTTGATGTGCGCCATGACCTCAAGACCGGACATATCCGGCAGCATCAGATCGACCAGGGCAAGGCTGATACCCCCTTGCTCCATCGCCGCAACAGCCTCGGCGCCAGTGCCCGCGATCACCGTTGCATAGCCCTTGACCTTCAGGATGTCGGCAAGGGTCTTCCGCAGGTTGGGGTCATCATCCACCACCAGGATTTTCCCCTTTGTGATCATGCCATTACTCCGTTTAAGCCAGAGCCAAGCAAGTTTCGCAGTTTCTTGATTCGGATCTCCTCGATCACCCGGAACAGGTCATCCATCTCCAGAGGTTTGTAGAGGCAGGTATAGGCGCCTATGCTGCGCCCCTTTTCGATGGAATCTCCCATCTCCTGACGATAGCCGGTGACCAGCACCACCGGCTTGGTCGGATACCTGGCACGCACCTCCTTGAGCACATCCGTTCCGTTGACCGCTCCCAGCTTGAGGTCAAGAACGATGGCCAGCTTATAGTCATCTGCCAGATGACCCATAACTTTCCCCGGTTCCGCTTCGGTTTCAACCCGGAAGCCCCGCAGGTTAAGGATATCTTTCAAGGTCTTGCAAAAATTCGGATCGTCATCTACCACCAGGATGCTCTCCTCCTTGCGCAGCAGGGAAAGGAAGGAAAGGATCATGGGGAAATTCAAGGGCTTGCTCAAAACAGCATAGGCACCGGCCCGTTTCGCCTCGGCCAGAAGATCGTCCGTGGCGTAGGCGCTGACCAGGATGATGGGCAGACCCGGTGCGATCTCCTGCATTCGCTTCATCGCCGCGACGCCGTTGATGCCCGGCATCTTGATGTCCATCAGTACGCAATCCGGCCGCTCGCGCCCGACCTGCTCCACCCCCTCCTCGCCCGAGTAGGCGGCGGTGGCTTCATGACCCTTGATCTTCAGGATGTCGCAGGTTGTTTTAACGATCCGGAGATCGTCATCCACCACCAGGATTTTCATGGTCTCTCCATATTCTGATTCGCATTGCGAGGTTTTGAATGTCTGTGCATGTTACCCGCCCGGCAGGGTGACGAAAAACCTGCTTCCCGCTCCCGGTTCGCTCTCCATCCCGACGCTGCCGCCATTGGCCTGGGTCAGGTTCTTGACCACCACCAACCCCAGACCAACCCGACGCGCCTTGGTGGTGAACATCGGTTGGAACAGCCGGGCCCGGTGTTCCGGGGTAATGCCGTCGCCACTGTCTGTGATGCTGACCGTCACTGTTTTCGCCTGCGGATCGGCGACCGCACTGATTTCCATGTTACCCCCATCGGGCATGGCCTCCACCGCATTGGTGAGCAGATTCCAGACCACCTGGTGTATCTGTCCGGGATCGACCCGGAGGGCGGGCAAAGCATCTGGAATATCGAGTCGAACAGTGACTGCGGGCGGGACCTCGCAGCGGCGCAGGGTTTGTTCGATCAACTCTGCCACCTCGACCAGTTGCGGATGCGGCGGTTTGGTGCGCACGGCGTCCAGCAGATCGGAAACGATGCGATCCGCATCAGCTATCTCGTCCTTGATGATGCCCAGGTATTCTTTGGTGGTTTCGTCCGCATCGCTCAGGACGGTCTGGAGAAAATAGACGGCGTTGTTCATCACCCCCAGCGGGTTGCGCAGTTCATGGCCCACCGTATCCGCCACCTGGCCGAGCAGGGCCAGCTTCTCCTTGCGCAACAGTTCTTCCTGAACCTCAAGGAGTTGCCGGGTACGCTCCCGGACCTTGATTTCCAGTTCCGCGTTCAGGGTGTCGCTGGCATTTTCCGCGATCTGCCGCCGTTCCACCTCCTTATGCAGTTCACTGAGCAGGGCCGCCAACAGGCCGACAACCAACATGCCGTCCAAGATGGCGGTAACGACCGCGGCACACAGCAGTTCGGCGCTGAAGCGGCCATCCCAGAGAAAATCGATTCCCTCGACGATGATAATCGCAACGACCACTGCTATGACCATGAACAATCCGGCAACCCGTGGAATGCTTAAACCGAGGAGGAACCTGATCAAGCGATTCAGAGGACCGTTTGAACCGAAAAACGAATTTTCAGTCATACTGCATTTCCTCCGGGTAAACCACGGGCAGGACAATGGTGAATGTGCTTCCCAGGCCGGCTTCACTCTGAACCTCAATCGTCCCGCCATTGGCTTGAACCAGGTTTTTCACCACCACCAGCCCCAGACCGATGCCGCGCGCTTTAGTGGTAAAGAGTGGTTGAAACACGTTGGCCAGCACCTCCGGCGGCATACCGCAGCCAGTGTCGCTTACCCTAACGCTCACCGTACCTTCCTGACGGTTTTCTAGCGCCTCGACCGTAAGCACCCCCTCCTCGGATATCGACTCCATCCCATTGCTGATGAGATTGCGAAACACCTGCTGGACCTGCCGGGCATCCACCCGCACCGGGGGCAGCGCCTCCGGAATGTCCAATGCAACGGTAATGGTGGCGGGCAGGGTGAGTGTGCGCAAGGTCTGGTTAATCAATTCTTGAATGCTGATGGCTGCCGAATGCGGCGGCTTGGTGCGCACGGAGTCCAGCAGGTCGGAGACGATACGGTCCGCATCGGCGATCTCGGTTTTGATGATCTCCAGGTATTCCCGGGTGGTTTCATCGGCATCCATCAATACGGTTTGGAGAAAGTAGATTGCGTTGTTCATTACCCCCAGGGGATTACGTAATTCGTGTCCGACACTGCCGGCCACCTGGCCCAGCAGAGCCAGTTTTTCCTTGCGCACCAGTTCCTCCTGGGCATCCAGCAGTTGCTGGGTGCGCTCGCGCACTCTGTCTTCGAGTTCTTCGTTCAATTTGCGGATTTGTTCTTCAACCTGCTTCTGCTCTGTAATATCAAAGATCACGCCATCGATATAAAATGGCGCACCATCCGGTCCGTAAACAGGCATGCCATTTTCTGACATCCAGCGGATGCCGCCGTCCTTATGCTTCAGCCGGTACTCCACCACGAAGGCACTTTTCTCTGCAATCGCGCGCTTGACTTCAGCCCCCACGCCGGGGCGGTCCTCGTCCAGGATCAGCGGCTCGATCGAGCATACCGTGCCGGTTGTCAATTCATCCGCTGCGTAGCCTGTCATTTGAGCTGGCATTGCATTGTAGAACTGCATCCGCCCCTTCTCACGGACGAACACTCGGTAAACCATACCGGGCAGATTCTGCGACAGGGTACGATAGGCGAGTTCGCTTTCAAGCAGTTCTGCTTGCGCCAGCTTGCGCTCGGTGATGTCGCGATCAATGCCGCGGTAACCGCAAAGTTTTCCCTCATCATCTATGACCGGGACGCCGCTGCTTTCAAAGACGATTGGATGGCCATCCTTATGCAAGCGGGTGTTTTCGAGGTTTATCATGGCTTGTTGCGCCGCAGAAAGCGGCGCAAACAGGCTTGCAACCCGTTTAGCCTCTTCGGGCGCCATCAAATCGAAAGGTGTTTTTCCGATTAACTCCGCGGGTTGATAACCGGTGATGGCGTACCCTCTTGGACTCACATAGGTATAGGTTAAGTTTTCATCGACTTCCCAAACCCAGTCCCTGGTGGTTTCCACGATGTTGCGATAGCGATTTTCGCTGTCACGCAATGCCTGCTCCGCCTGCTTGCGCTCGGTGATGTCGCGATCTAGGCCGCGGTAACCACAAAGTTTTCCCTCCGCGTCCATGACGGGAACGCCACTGGTTTCAAGCACGACGAGATGGCCATCTTTATGGATATAGGTGTTTTCCAGGTTTATGATGGCCTGCTGCGACGCGACAAGCGGAGCAAACAGGCTTGCAACCCGTTTAGCCTCCTCGGGTGCCATCAGATCAAAAGGTGTTTTTCCGATCAGCTCTTCGGGCTGGTAACCGATGATAGCGAACGCTCTTGGGCTCACATAGGTATAAACCGCGTTTTCGTCGACTTCCCAAACCCAGTCGAGAGTGGTTTCGATCAGGTTGCGGTAGCGGCTCTCACTGTCACGCAATGTCTGCTCCGCTTGCTTGCGCTCGGTGATATCATGCACTGTTCCCAGCATGCTGATGGGCTGCTCGTCTTTCCCCCGGATTATCTCGGCCTGCTCATGCACATGGCGTAGCGTGCCATCCGGCAGCAGGATGCGGTGCTCTATGCTGTAGGTATGCTGCCGCGCCAAAGCCTCGCGCAGGCTGTCGTCCATCAACTGACGGTCTTGCGGATGCACCGCGTTCAGGAAAGCCTCGTAGTTCGCGTCGAACTGCTGTGGCTCGAGGCCGAAGATACGGTAGATTTCATCTGACCAAATCAGCATGTCATTGACGATATCCCATTCCCAGTTGCCGAGATGGGCTATGCGCTGTGCTTCCGTAAGGCTGGAAGTTCGCCGAGCCACCTCCCGTTCCAGGTGTGCGCGATGCTGTTCCAGCTCTTCCTTGGCCTCCAATAGTTGATGCGTACGCGCCTGGACCTTCAGCTCAAGTTCTTCGTTCAACTGGTGAACTTTTTCCGTGGCGCGCTTCAGATCCGTGATATCGCGAAAATCCCAGACCCTGCCATAGTACCTGCCATCATCGTCGACTATAGGTGAGGAATGCCGGTCAATGATCCTGCCGTCAAGCAACATCAGCTCGTCGTGGCTGGTTTCTTTTTTATGTTCATAAAGGTATTTAATTCTGGCGAGAAATTTATCCGGGTTTTCAACCTGCTCGCAGACTTTTCGAAGTACCGGCTCATCGATCCCGGCCCTGACCATCTCCTCGGAAAGATTCCACATCTGGATGAAATTTTGATTGTAGGAGACAATCCTGGCGTTTTCATTGACCATCAGGATTGCGCTCGGCGAGATCCGTTGCAGGATGGAGAGGACGGTATTTTTGTAGCGCAGCGCCTCCTCGGCCCGTTTGCTCTCGGTGACGTCATGAACGACGCCGACCATTACAGATCTTCCTCCAAGAAGTATGAGGGGCCCCCCACTGACATCGGCATAAAAGACCGATCCGTCCTTACGTTGTACCGGAAGTTCCGGCGCCACCAGGATCTCGCCTTTTGCCTGGCGTGCAAACTGCCGTTGCACTTCGGGACGCGCTGCGACCGGGGAGAGGTCTGCGACATTCAAGCGCATAAACTCCTCCAGCTCGTAGCCCAGCATGTCGCAGATCGCCTTGTTCCCCATGATGACCGCCTGTGATTGAGCGTCCACCACCAGGATTCCGTCCAGGGCGGCATCGAATATGGCCTTGAGCCTGAGCTCAGCCTCTTCCAGGGCTTGGTCCGCCTGCTTGCGCTCGCTAATGTCGCGCACAATGCCCAGGCCATAAAGTTTGTCAAGGGTGACAGCTCCCATGTTGACCTCCACCGGGAAGGTGGAGCCATCCTTGCGCCGGTGGCGGGTTTCAAACCGCGCTTCTCCCGATTCCCGCATCTGCTCCTCGATCTTCTGGAAGCTATCCGTACCGGAATTGGGATCGATATCGTGAACGCTCAGGGCCAGCAGCTCTTCCCGGCTGTAGCCCAGGGCGCGGCAGGCGGTCTCGTTCACATCGAGAAATCGCAGGGTCGTCGGGTCGATCACTTCGATGGCGTCGCTGGAGCTGTCGAGCAATTTGCGAAACAGGCTGAGGTCGTCATTCGCCTTGCGCAGCGCCTCTGCCGCCAGTATGTCCTCGGTGATATCCTGCCACATCCCCACCAGATAATTCGGCGTATCGTCCTCAAGCCTCACCAGTCGCAGGGAATCCCGGATCCACAGGTAATTGCCGTCGGCTTTCCGCCAGCGGTATTCGTAGGTATGCCGACCTTTTTCCAAAAGCAATTCAATCTCGCCCGAGACCCTCTGGAGGTCGTCGGGATGGATGTGTGAGAACCATAAATCACTTTGGGCTAGAAAATCGCCGGCGGTGTAGCCGGTGAAAGAGGCGACGTTCTGGGACATATACTGGACCGCGTAGTCGCCATCCGCACGGCAACGGTAAACCGCGATCGGTAACGAATCCAAAAGGACTGAATGTTGTTCGTTGGCGGAGTGGAGTTCCTGCTCGGCAGCCTTTCGTTCAGCGAGTCCCTTTGCCAACGGCAGGTTTGACCCCTCGGTCTTTAATGATTCTCCAAGGTTATTGATGCCGGCCATGACGTCATCCAGGGCACTGCCATCCCCGGCAAGGGTCCCCCTGGCCGTCAAGTCCCCCGCGGCGAGCTTGCGGATTATCGCGAGTATCTCCGCCAACCTCGAGTCTTCATGATTATTGGACATCTGATTCATTCGAAGTACCCCTTGATGGGTTGCGCGTTTGGCATTCGGGACTTCCCCATGGAATTGAGCGAGAACTCTGTCCCTACCGATGCTTGTCGAATATCTCTTCGAACACCGGAGCGA
Above is a genomic segment from Geopsychrobacter electrodiphilus DSM 16401 containing:
- a CDS encoding response regulator, which produces MNAEIKILVVDDDPNIRKTLGDILRVKGYATAVAGTGAEAIAALESGDISLALIDLVLPDMPGLEVMARLKAMSPLTEAIILTGNASMDSAIEATSQGAFSYLVKPYQMDDLLRNIKHGVERQQAREEILRLSSFPRLSPSPVIELDSAGEITFLNPAAERLFPGLGAMGQSHPLLHDSMETIRVLRQDKKPEETISERAIGEVTYELHISYVQDVNRIRIYAVDITERKHAEVALQRYSAELENKNKELQEALAKVKQLTGMLPICASCKKVRDDRGYWSGVETYVSAHTDAVFSHGLCPECEKKEHEELAQLIRDNT
- a CDS encoding PAS domain S-box protein — its product is MNQMSNNHEDSRLAEILAIIRKLAAGDLTARGTLAGDGSALDDVMAGINNLGESLKTEGSNLPLAKGLAERKAAEQELHSANEQHSVLLDSLPIAVYRCRADGDYAVQYMSQNVASFTGYTAGDFLAQSDLWFSHIHPDDLQRVSGEIELLLEKGRHTYEYRWRKADGNYLWIRDSLRLVRLEDDTPNYLVGMWQDITEDILAAEALRKANDDLSLFRKLLDSSSDAIEVIDPTTLRFLDVNETACRALGYSREELLALSVHDIDPNSGTDSFQKIEEQMRESGEARFETRHRRKDGSTFPVEVNMGAVTLDKLYGLGIVRDISERKQADQALEEAELRLKAIFDAALDGILVVDAQSQAVIMGNKAICDMLGYELEEFMRLNVADLSPVAARPEVQRQFARQAKGEILVAPELPVQRKDGSVFYADVSGGPLILLGGRSVMVGVVHDVTESKRAEEALRYKNTVLSILQRISPSAILMVNENARIVSYNQNFIQMWNLSEEMVRAGIDEPVLRKVCEQVENPDKFLARIKYLYEHKKETSHDELMLLDGRIIDRHSSPIVDDDGRYYGRVWDFRDITDLKRATEKVHQLNEELELKVQARTHQLLEAKEELEQHRAHLEREVARRTSSLTEAQRIAHLGNWEWDIVNDMLIWSDEIYRIFGLEPQQFDANYEAFLNAVHPQDRQLMDDSLREALARQHTYSIEHRILLPDGTLRHVHEQAEIIRGKDEQPISMLGTVHDITERKQAEQTLRDSESRYRNLIETTLDWVWEVDENAVYTYVSPRAFAIIGYQPEELIGKTPFDLMAPEEAKRVASLFAPLVASQQAIINLENTYIHKDGHLVVLETSGVPVMDAEGKLCGYRGLDRDITERKQAEQALRDSENRYRNIVETTRDWVWEVDENLTYTYVSPRGYAITGYQPAELIGKTPFDLMAPEEAKRVASLFAPLSAAQQAMINLENTRLHKDGHPIVFESSGVPVIDDEGKLCGYRGIDRDITERKLAQAELLESELAYRTLSQNLPGMVYRVFVREKGRMQFYNAMPAQMTGYAADELTTGTVCSIEPLILDEDRPGVGAEVKRAIAEKSAFVVEYRLKHKDGGIRWMSENGMPVYGPDGAPFYIDGVIFDITEQKQVEEQIRKLNEELEDRVRERTQQLLDAQEELVRKEKLALLGQVAGSVGHELRNPLGVMNNAIYFLQTVLMDADETTREYLEIIKTEIADADRIVSDLLDSVRTKPPHSAAISIQELINQTLRTLTLPATITVALDIPEALPPVRVDARQVQQVFRNLISNGMESISEEGVLTVEALENRQEGTVSVRVSDTGCGMPPEVLANVFQPLFTTKARGIGLGLVVVKNLVQANGGTIEVQSEAGLGSTFTIVLPVVYPEEMQYD
- a CDS encoding GGDEF domain-containing response regulator, whose translation is MITKGKILVVDDDPNLRKTLADILKVKGYATVIAGTGAEAVAAMEQGGISLALVDLMLPDMSGLEVMAHIKAISPLTETIVLTGHASMDTAIKATSQGAFSYLLKPYNMDDLLQNIKHGVERQQAQEEILRLASFPRLAPNPVIELDSAGGLSYLNPAAEQVFPDLSAQGVSHPLLSGSAARIDALRQGNRQEEAIQEVAIGDATYELRVSFVSEVNLIRIYVTEISQRKRDEREIHLYATTDALTGITNRREFNAILERKVAGVKRYGTPLALAMFDLDHFKLVNDNFGHDVGDDVLRTVSGLVQQNLRATDILARWGGEEFMVLMPHTAGPGAENTAEKLRLAIAEHHFDKVDRLTASFGVTNFEVSDDLASLLKRVDDALYQAKKQGRNRVEILPNEMVSPADGID
- a CDS encoding CHASE domain-containing protein, which gives rise to MSFNGINSGGETMTLSLANKRFRYITIAAIAVSGIALSFFISLSSYYQEEKYRQEHFNHAVENRYFALKREIDLNLHVLESAQAIFFPTHDLERSKLLKRVEFRDFASHALKGHLSIQALEWIPRVPDSERKLYESAARRDGFPDFQFTEPISPGKMGRAEQRKEYFPIYFMEPSLGNTDLGFDLATDTAWWTAMEIAARSGEVQATGRISLSGETGNQFGFIVFAPVYRKGVRINTDQTRRDNLEGFMLGVFRINNIVEEATALLEPEGVDFSIIDASASAKERFLYRHESRLRNAPLVKQEQSEAGFSKTKTLGFAGRQWVVRYSATPDFVAATANLHLWALLLAGFAVTGLVAGFLLFSGRHAEQIEKSARDLSNVNAMLTQEMMEHQQTEEKIRKQHELMTKIIETIPLRVFWKDRDLRFMGGNTLLAKDAGLTRSEELIGKTDFELGWKDQAELYRADDQQVMDANIPKLSYDEPQTTPEGGQIWVRTSKVPLHNDMNETIGILGVYEDITVYKQAEEALRRYSVELEINNKALQEALANVKQLSGMLPICASCKQVRDDRGYWSGVETYVSTHTDAVFSHGLCPDCEKKAHKDLAQLIRDNT
- a CDS encoding two-component system sensor histidine kinase NtrB, which translates into the protein MTENSFFGSNGPLNRLIRFLLGLSIPRVAGLFMVIAVVVAIIIVEGIDFLWDGRFSAELLCAAVVTAILDGMLVVGLLAALLSELHKEVERRQIAENASDTLNAELEIKVRERTRQLLEVQEELLRKEKLALLGQVADTVGHELRNPLGVMNNAVYFLQTVLSDADETTKEYLGIIKDEIADADRIVSDLLDAVRTKPPHPQLVEVAELIEQTLRRCEVPPAVTVRLDIPDALPALRVDPGQIHQVVWNLLTNAVEAMPDGGNMEISAVADPQAKTVTVSITDSGDGITPEHRARLFQPMFTTKARRVGLGLVVVKNLTQANGGSVGMESEPGAGSRFFVTLPGG
- a CDS encoding response regulator, coding for MKILVVDDDLRIVKTTCDILKIKGHEATAAYSGEEGVEQVGRERPDCVLMDIKMPGINGVAAMKRMQEIAPGLPIILVSAYATDDLLAEAKRAGAYAVLSKPLNFPMILSFLSLLRKEESILVVDDDPNFCKTLKDILNLRGFRVETEAEPGKVMGHLADDYKLAIVLDLKLGAVNGTDVLKEVRARYPTKPVVLVTGYRQEMGDSIEKGRSIGAYTCLYKPLEMDDLFRVIEEIRIKKLRNLLGSGLNGVMA